The segment ACTCCGCACCGAAAAAATGAAACTATAAAATATAACTTGTTGTGAAAGCTGGGAAATAGAGTTTATACTAGAGTTGTAGCTGGAAATGCTACCCACATCATTTGACTGCCGGATTTAAGTGACAAGGGTCTATGGCTGTTCTTCTCTAAGGATTCCACAAAAAAACACCCCGGGAGGTGTCTTATGGCGTTTATGATTGCCCAGCGGGCGTTTATAAAAGTATATCTGATTACGATGGTGGAGCAGCACAAGGGGTATGGTTATCAGATGCTGGAGGATTTGCGCAGAGATTTCAAAGCCCATGGTTATTCTCCTCCCCAAAGTGAAATCTACCGTGCCCTGCATGAGCTGGTGCAGCAGGGGATACTCTACCGCACCAAGCAGTTGAAGGGAAACGACCCCAAGGTCGATTTCCAGGAGATTGTCCTGTATCATTTCACCTCGGATGGGGAGGAGAAGGCCAAGCTCTACAAAAAGCAAGTGAAGACCGACCTCGACCGCTGTCTGGGTATCCTTAATAAGGCGGTCGCTGACAACTTCTGAGCGGGCTTCCGGCGCTTACGAAATTCGTTAGCCCGGAATTAAGATTCTGGCTTCGGCCTGCCGGATCAGGTATCCTCTTCTTCAGAATCCTGGCCCGGCGGGGTTACCGGCGAGCTTGCGCTGCCATAATCCTCCACGGCTTCCCAGGCACCGGCGTCATCGAATCTGCCGCTATTCTGCTGACGTCCTTCGCCTGCACCGGCTGGCGGCGGGGTCATAACCTCTTCTTCCACAGGGCGTGCGCCGGTGTCACGGCTGGTTGGGGCATGCTCCACGGTATAGCGGGTGTAGGGGATGGCCTCAAGCCGCTCATAAGGAATCTCTTGCTTGCTGGCTTCGCAGA is part of the Paenibacillus sp. FSL M7-0420 genome and harbors:
- a CDS encoding helix-turn-helix transcriptional regulator; translated protein: MAFMIAQRAFIKVYLITMVEQHKGYGYQMLEDLRRDFKAHGYSPPQSEIYRALHELVQQGILYRTKQLKGNDPKVDFQEIVLYHFTSDGEEKAKLYKKQVKTDLDRCLGILNKAVADNF